In Elaeis guineensis isolate ETL-2024a chromosome 1, EG11, whole genome shotgun sequence, a genomic segment contains:
- the LOC105039589 gene encoding UDP-galactose/UDP-glucose transporter 7, with product MEGGGNVEPTPFLSLFAAFSYGLASMAMVFVNKAILMQYSYSMTLLTLQQLATTLLIYFGRVMGYTKAKDFNVATAKKLLPVSVFYNANVAFALASLKGVNIPMYIALKRLTPLAVLVAGSFSGKARPPTQVSLSVVFTAVGVIIAALGDFSFDLFGYSMALTSVFFQTMYLILVEKSGAEDGLSSVELMFYNGLLSLPFLLFLIIATGEIPHSLFVVYDKASSLTFLIILILSLAMGIVLNYTMFLCTIVNSALTTTIVGVLKGVGSTTLGFVLLGGVQVHALNVTGLVINTAGGVWYSYAKFQQKQKMPRKVISDEETHRK from the exons ATGGAAGGCGGCGGTAATGTGGAACCGACTCCATTCTTGAG CTTGTTTGCTGCCTTTTCCTATGGACTCGCTTCCATGGCCATGGTTTTTGTCAACAAGGCAATTCTGATGCAGTATTCCTACTCCATGACCCTTCTCACTCTACAG CAATTGGCTACGACCCTTCTCATATACTTTGGTCGAGTCATGGGGTATACAAAAGCCAAAGATTTTAATGTGGCAACAGCAAAGAAACTTCTTCCAGTATCAGTCTTCTACAATGCCAATGTGGCTTTTGCACTGGCAAGCCTGAAGGGGGTTAATATTCCAATGTACATTGCACTGAAGAGGCTCACACCACTTGCTGTTCTGGTTGCTGGATCTTTTTCAGGAAAGGCAAGACCACCAACACAG GTATCTCTTTCAGTTGTATTTACTGCTGTTGGAGTCATAATTGCAGCACTGGGAGACTTTTCTTTTGACCTTTTTGGCTACAGTATGGCCCTTACTTCTGTTTTCTTCCAG ACCATGTATCTTATCCTGGTGGAGAAGTCAGGTGCAGAGGATGGTCTTTCATCAGTTGAGCTAATGTTTTATAATGGccttctctctctaccttttctGCTTTTTCTCATCATAGCAACAGGAGAAATTCCACATTCTCTTTTTGTAGTATATGACAAG GCAAGTTCTTTAACATTCTTAATAATTCTTATTCTTTCATTGGCGATGGGAATTGTTTTGAACTATACCATGTTCTTGTGCACTATTGTCAACTCAGCTCTAACAACTACAATTGTAGGAGTCCTCAAAGGGGTTGGATCCACG ACCCTTGGTTTTGTCTTATTAGGTGGGGTGCAAGTGCATGCCCTCAATGTGACTGGATTGGTCATCAACACAGCTGGTGGTGTGTGGTATTCATATGCCAAATTTCAGCAGAAACAGAAGATGCCAAGGAAGGTAATATCTGATGAAGAGACACATCGAAAATAG